A single region of the Erythrobacter sp. genome encodes:
- a CDS encoding SDR family oxidoreductase, with the protein MTKRCEGKLALVTGGAQGLGRAHCIRLAQEGARVLATDINGAGAQETAAIINAEMGEGTAFGIAHDVTDPAQWDAAIDAAREHLGGLNVLVNNAGIGVGGNIETCTFEDWKRCYSVNVDSIFHGCQKALPLMREHAPGSIINISSIAGLIASDTMPAYNSTKAAVWMLSKSIALHCAKKQMGIRCNSVHPTFVDTPILDGTAKAHALDKDVLMEKLARQIPLKFVGEPNDIANAVVYLASDESRFMTGAEIKLDGGISAM; encoded by the coding sequence ATGACGAAACGCTGCGAGGGCAAGCTGGCCCTGGTCACCGGCGGGGCGCAGGGCCTTGGCCGGGCGCATTGCATCCGCCTGGCGCAGGAAGGCGCGCGGGTGCTCGCGACCGACATCAACGGCGCGGGGGCACAGGAGACCGCCGCAATCATCAACGCCGAAATGGGCGAAGGGACCGCTTTCGGCATCGCCCACGACGTGACCGACCCGGCCCAGTGGGATGCCGCCATCGACGCTGCGCGCGAGCACCTGGGCGGGCTCAACGTGCTGGTCAACAATGCCGGGATCGGCGTCGGCGGCAACATCGAGACCTGCACCTTCGAGGACTGGAAGCGGTGCTATTCGGTCAATGTCGATTCGATCTTTCACGGCTGCCAGAAGGCCCTGCCGCTGATGCGCGAACACGCGCCGGGCTCGATCATCAACATCTCTTCGATAGCCGGCCTGATCGCGAGCGACACGATGCCGGCCTACAATTCGACCAAGGCGGCGGTGTGGATGCTGTCGAAGTCGATCGCGCTCCACTGCGCCAAGAAGCAGATGGGCATCCGCTGCAATTCGGTCCACCCGACCTTCGTCGACACGCCGATCCTCGACGGGACCGCAAAAGCCCACGCGCTCGACAAGGACGTGCTGATGGAAAAGCTCGCCCGGCAGATCCCATTGAAGTTCGTGGGCGAGCCGAACGACATCGCCAATGCCGTGGTCTATCTCGCCAGCGACGAAAGCCGCTTCATGACCGGGGCCGAGATCAAGCTCGACGGCGGCATTTCCGCGATGTGA
- a CDS encoding ABC transporter ATP-binding protein, translating to MTSPSLALTARNLTLTLGSDRKPVEILRGIDLDIARGEVVALLGPSGSGKSSLMAVLSGLERASGGSLTVAGADFTKLDEDGLAAARRGRIGIVLQAFHLLPTMTAAENVATPMELAGADDARKRAVAELEAVGLGHRTGHYPTQLSGGEQQRVAIARAIAPRPELIFADEPTGNLDVATGEEIVDLLFARRAETGATLLIITHDEALAKRCERVLTMADGVIVSDTKTAAKGEAA from the coding sequence GTGACAAGCCCTTCCCTCGCCCTCACCGCCCGCAATCTCACCCTGACCCTCGGTTCCGACCGCAAGCCGGTCGAGATCCTGCGCGGCATCGATCTCGACATCGCGCGCGGCGAGGTGGTCGCGCTGCTCGGCCCGTCGGGTTCGGGGAAGAGCTCGCTGATGGCCGTCCTGTCGGGCCTCGAACGCGCAAGCGGCGGGAGCCTGACGGTGGCGGGGGCGGATTTCACCAAGCTCGACGAGGACGGCCTTGCCGCCGCGCGGCGGGGGCGGATCGGGATCGTGCTGCAGGCATTCCACCTCCTGCCGACCATGACCGCCGCCGAGAACGTCGCCACCCCGATGGAACTCGCCGGCGCCGACGACGCGCGCAAGCGCGCCGTGGCCGAACTCGAGGCGGTCGGGCTCGGCCACCGGACCGGCCATTACCCGACCCAGCTTTCGGGCGGCGAGCAGCAGCGCGTCGCCATCGCCCGCGCCATCGCGCCTCGCCCCGAACTGATCTTCGCCGACGAGCCGACCGGGAATCTCGACGTCGCGACGGGTGAGGAAATCGTCGACCTCCTCTTCGCCCGCCGCGCGGAAACCGGGGCGACGCTGCTCATCATCACCCATGACGAGGCGCTGGCGAAGCGCTGTGAGCGGGTGCTGACCATGGCCGACGGGGTGATCGTCTCCGACACGAAGACCGCCGCCAAGGGCGAGGCCGCGTGA
- a CDS encoding arylesterase yields MMLRGGISRIAGASLLALALAACGGEAAEDTAVPPASGAARTPGAEAPPPIPVMGPERRILAFGDSLFAGYGLDEGESYPARLEMALRAKGVNARIANAGVSGDTTAAGRQRLAFTLDAQEEKPDLFILELGGNDMLRGLSPAETRANLAAMLEELKARDIPVLLMGMRAPPNYGPEYQRDFDAIYADLAQEYGAQLVPFWLESIYENPNLFQADRIHPTEEGIEQLVEATLADVREALPEEENEG; encoded by the coding sequence ATGATGCTTCGGGGCGGAATTTCGAGGATTGCGGGCGCTAGCCTGCTGGCGCTTGCCCTTGCGGCGTGCGGCGGGGAGGCGGCCGAGGACACGGCGGTCCCGCCCGCCTCCGGCGCCGCGCGCACGCCCGGTGCCGAGGCCCCGCCGCCGATCCCCGTCATGGGGCCGGAACGCCGCATCCTCGCCTTCGGAGACAGCCTCTTTGCGGGCTACGGGCTCGATGAAGGCGAAAGCTATCCCGCCCGGCTCGAAATGGCCTTGCGCGCGAAGGGCGTGAACGCGCGGATCGCCAATGCGGGCGTTTCGGGAGACACGACCGCCGCCGGACGCCAGCGGCTCGCCTTCACGCTCGACGCGCAGGAGGAGAAGCCCGACCTGTTCATTCTCGAACTCGGCGGCAATGATATGCTGCGCGGTCTCTCGCCGGCGGAGACGCGGGCCAATCTCGCCGCGATGCTCGAAGAATTGAAGGCGCGCGATATTCCCGTCCTGCTAATGGGGATGCGCGCGCCGCCCAATTACGGACCCGAATACCAGCGCGATTTCGATGCGATCTATGCCGACCTCGCGCAGGAATACGGCGCGCAGCTGGTGCCGTTCTGGCTCGAATCGATTTACGAGAATCCCAATCTCTTCCAGGCCGACCGCATCCATCCGACCGAGGAGGGGATCGAGCAACTGGTCGAGGCGACGCTGGCCGATGTGCGCGAGGCGCTGCCCGAAGAGGAAAACGAGGGCTAA
- a CDS encoding NUDIX hydrolase codes for MTDITQDGFAAFERDKDADLPEEVRWEGRFITAKTRGRWEYVGRARGIRAAAILALDEDADGSRHVILVSQYRVPLSRFCLEIPAGLVGDDAGSEDEGAREAAARELEEETGYRAGRLEVLGEFYSSPGMVSEAFTLLRATELTKVHEGGGVSEESITVHRVPLAGLADYVAKWREAGHAVDVRIAMLMTPGFLGEKLT; via the coding sequence ATGACGGACATCACGCAAGACGGATTCGCCGCTTTCGAACGCGACAAGGACGCCGACCTGCCGGAAGAAGTCCGCTGGGAGGGCCGCTTCATCACCGCCAAGACCCGGGGGCGCTGGGAATATGTCGGTCGCGCCCGCGGAATCCGCGCCGCCGCGATCCTTGCGCTCGACGAGGACGCGGACGGCTCACGCCACGTCATCCTCGTCAGCCAGTACCGCGTGCCCTTGTCGCGCTTCTGCCTCGAGATCCCCGCCGGCCTCGTCGGCGACGATGCGGGCAGCGAGGATGAAGGCGCGCGCGAGGCCGCCGCGCGCGAACTGGAAGAGGAAACGGGTTACCGCGCGGGCAGGCTGGAGGTGCTGGGCGAATTCTATTCCTCTCCGGGCATGGTCTCCGAAGCCTTCACGCTGCTGCGCGCGACCGAGCTTACGAAAGTCCACGAGGGCGGCGGCGTGTCCGAGGAAAGCATCACCGTCCACCGCGTGCCGCTCGCGGGGCTTGCCGATTACGTTGCGAAATGGCGCGAAGCCGGCCATGCGGTCGACGTGCGCATCGCGATGCTGATGACACCGGGATTTCTGGGAGAGAAACTGACATGA
- a CDS encoding N-succinylarginine dihydrolase, which yields MERRAMSGLVEINFDGIVGPSHNYAGLSLGNIASASHRGDPSFPRAAALQGLAKMRGNLARLGVQGFFVPLPRPNTALIERLALDGSEDPALRAAPWSASSMWTANAATVSPAPDTADGRCHLTPANLVTMLHRAQEWPDTKRQLDLAFADRAHFAVHDPVPPTFGDEGAANHMRLCESHGGPGVEVFVYGRPLSERGGGRFPARQHEQASRLVARAHGLDAARCVFIEQNPEAIEAGAFHNDVVAVANERVLFVHERAFANRENAYEAIRAAFPALELVEVPASEVSLAEAIRTYLFNAQLPTLPDGTMALVVPEECRESASVWRYCERLMASNGPIREVIPVDVRQSMANGGGPACLRLRVVCDPARIDPRFLLDEAKAERIERVIAHTWPEQIDPGDIGSEALAQQVVAARDALLDALDLGELA from the coding sequence ATGGAGCGTCGCGCGATGAGCGGACTGGTCGAGATCAATTTCGACGGGATCGTCGGGCCGAGCCACAATTACGCGGGCCTCAGCCTCGGCAATATCGCGAGCGCGAGCCACCGGGGCGATCCGTCCTTTCCGCGCGCGGCGGCGCTGCAGGGGCTCGCCAAGATGCGCGGGAACCTCGCGCGGCTCGGCGTGCAGGGCTTTTTCGTCCCCCTCCCCCGCCCCAATACCGCACTGATCGAGCGGCTGGCGCTCGACGGGAGCGAAGACCCGGCCCTGCGCGCGGCGCCGTGGTCGGCTTCGAGTATGTGGACCGCCAACGCCGCGACCGTCTCGCCCGCTCCCGACACGGCGGACGGGCGCTGCCACCTGACGCCGGCCAACCTCGTCACCATGCTGCACAGGGCGCAGGAATGGCCTGACACCAAACGCCAGCTCGATCTCGCCTTCGCCGATAGAGCGCATTTCGCGGTTCACGATCCGGTCCCCCCGACCTTCGGCGACGAGGGCGCGGCCAACCATATGCGCCTGTGCGAAAGCCACGGCGGACCCGGGGTCGAAGTGTTCGTCTACGGCAGGCCCCTTTCCGAAAGAGGCGGAGGCCGCTTCCCCGCGCGCCAGCACGAACAGGCGAGCCGGCTCGTCGCCCGTGCCCACGGCCTCGACGCGGCGAGGTGCGTCTTCATCGAGCAGAACCCGGAAGCGATCGAGGCAGGCGCTTTCCACAATGACGTGGTCGCCGTGGCGAACGAACGTGTGCTGTTCGTCCACGAACGGGCCTTCGCAAATCGGGAGAACGCCTACGAAGCGATCCGCGCGGCTTTCCCGGCGCTCGAACTTGTGGAGGTGCCCGCGAGCGAGGTCAGCCTTGCCGAAGCGATCCGGACCTATCTTTTCAATGCGCAATTGCCGACCCTGCCGGATGGCACAATGGCGCTGGTCGTGCCCGAGGAATGCCGCGAGAGCGCTTCGGTGTGGCGCTATTGCGAAAGGCTGATGGCCTCGAACGGGCCGATCCGCGAGGTCATCCCGGTCGATGTGCGCCAGAGCATGGCGAATGGCGGGGGGCCGGCCTGTCTGCGGTTGCGCGTCGTGTGCGACCCGGCAAGGATCGATCCGCGTTTCCTGCTCGACGAAGCGAAGGCGGAGCGCATCGAACGCGTCATCGCGCACACCTGGCCCGAACAGATCGATCCCGGCGATATCGGCAGCGAGGCGCTCGCGCAGCAGGTGGTTGCCGCGCGCGATGCACTTCTCGACGCGCTCGACCTCGGCGAACTCGCCTGA
- a CDS encoding FtsX-like permease family protein encodes MSEAGLGWGAAWRIARRDLNARFKGLRLLLVCIFLGTAALAAIGTLTAAIERELASSGQELLGGDLEVEVWQRDLSEEEKAALSEYGTISGGTRLQAMASAGENAAPVELKAVDERWPLYGTLTLADGRETGAPTGDEAWLAQGAMDRLDIAVGDSFTIGTAGLTAAGVIEDEPDRLSEGFQLGPTVIVAEDVPRRAGLLQPGALYQSKYRLAFADESRDPEAVEEELTAAFPNAGFDFRTRDRASPGADRFVAQMSDFLTLVGLAALVIAGIGIAGGVSSYLDQRRTSIATLKVLGASSRDIVRIYALQVAVAALVGSLAGLAVGVLVTPLLARALEGLLPVESGFIIEPAPLLLAGSYGMLVAFAFAAAPLLRARSFPAMALMRSRIVPLSRDRRALAVTAAGLAAICALALLTTAEPLLSGGFLAGAGVALALLAGLGWLIAAVARRLPRPANPILRSALANIHRPGAPTGALVTALGFGLAAFVLLAAIQSAIEGNIDSRVPREAPDYFVLDVPPAKEARFFDLVQERFPDAGIRTVPTLRGAVLAYGPEGDMVRVAELEELPEGAWGLRGERGLTYSDSIPQGNRVVEGEWWSPFHQGEPLVSIDAEFARALDLEVGDYLTIGILGVERTARIANLREIDWESMGFNFLLVFSRNAISDAPHNLAATIDLPDGADREARGELLRALVRQFPSSSVVEVGELLGEARTILRQVGLATLAAAAVAVLAGLAVLMGAIAAARASRTYDTVVLRVLGASRRQILMMQLAEYGLIAAALALVALGLGSLLGWVVITQLFEFDWLPDWGAVLGVLGLGLVMVLAFALGGSLPLLRAKPARALREL; translated from the coding sequence GTGAGCGAGGCGGGGCTCGGCTGGGGTGCGGCGTGGCGGATCGCCCGGCGCGATCTCAATGCCCGTTTCAAGGGGCTGCGCCTGCTGCTCGTATGCATTTTCCTCGGCACCGCCGCGCTGGCCGCCATCGGAACCCTGACCGCTGCGATCGAGCGTGAACTCGCATCGAGCGGGCAGGAACTCCTGGGCGGCGATCTCGAGGTCGAGGTGTGGCAGCGCGACCTCTCCGAAGAGGAAAAGGCGGCGCTGTCGGAATACGGCACGATCTCGGGCGGGACGCGCCTGCAGGCCATGGCGAGTGCGGGCGAGAATGCCGCGCCAGTCGAACTGAAGGCCGTGGACGAGCGCTGGCCGCTCTACGGCACGCTGACGCTGGCCGACGGGCGCGAGACGGGCGCGCCGACAGGCGACGAGGCATGGCTCGCGCAGGGTGCGATGGACCGGCTCGACATCGCGGTGGGCGACAGCTTCACCATCGGGACGGCCGGCCTGACCGCGGCGGGCGTGATCGAGGATGAGCCCGACCGGCTCTCCGAAGGCTTCCAGCTCGGCCCGACGGTGATCGTGGCCGAGGACGTTCCGCGCCGTGCAGGGCTGCTGCAACCGGGCGCGCTTTACCAGAGCAAGTACCGGCTCGCCTTCGCCGACGAGAGCCGCGATCCGGAAGCGGTCGAAGAGGAACTGACAGCGGCCTTTCCCAATGCCGGATTCGATTTCCGCACACGCGACCGCGCCTCGCCCGGCGCGGACCGCTTCGTGGCGCAGATGAGCGATTTCCTGACGCTCGTCGGCCTTGCCGCGCTGGTGATCGCCGGGATCGGGATCGCGGGCGGGGTTTCCTCCTATCTCGACCAGCGCCGCACCAGCATCGCCACGCTCAAGGTGCTCGGCGCATCCTCGCGCGACATCGTGCGGATCTATGCGCTGCAGGTCGCGGTCGCGGCGCTGGTGGGGAGCCTTGCCGGGCTGGCGGTCGGCGTGCTGGTAACGCCCCTGCTCGCCCGCGCGCTCGAGGGGCTGCTGCCGGTCGAAAGCGGCTTCATCATCGAGCCCGCGCCGCTGCTGCTGGCGGGCTCCTACGGGATGCTGGTCGCCTTTGCCTTCGCCGCCGCGCCGCTGCTGAGGGCGCGCAGTTTCCCGGCGATGGCGCTGATGCGCTCGCGCATCGTGCCGCTTTCGCGCGACCGGCGGGCGCTCGCGGTCACGGCGGCGGGGCTTGCGGCGATCTGCGCGCTCGCCCTGCTCACGACCGCCGAGCCGCTGCTTTCGGGCGGGTTCCTGGCCGGGGCCGGCGTGGCGCTGGCGCTGCTTGCCGGGCTGGGCTGGCTGATCGCCGCCGTCGCGCGCCGCCTGCCGCGCCCCGCCAACCCGATCCTCAGAAGCGCGCTCGCCAATATCCACCGCCCCGGAGCGCCGACCGGAGCGCTGGTCACGGCGCTCGGCTTCGGGCTTGCCGCTTTCGTGCTACTCGCCGCGATCCAGAGCGCGATCGAGGGCAATATCGACAGCCGCGTGCCGCGCGAGGCGCCGGACTATTTCGTGCTCGACGTGCCGCCGGCGAAAGAGGCCCGCTTCTTCGACCTCGTGCAGGAGCGCTTTCCCGATGCCGGAATCCGCACCGTCCCCACCCTGCGCGGCGCGGTGCTCGCCTACGGGCCGGAAGGCGACATGGTGCGCGTCGCAGAACTCGAGGAACTGCCCGAGGGCGCTTGGGGCCTGCGCGGCGAACGCGGGCTGACCTATTCCGACAGCATCCCGCAGGGCAACCGCGTGGTCGAGGGCGAGTGGTGGAGCCCTTTCCACCAGGGCGAACCGCTGGTCTCGATCGACGCCGAATTCGCCCGCGCGCTCGATCTCGAGGTCGGCGACTACCTCACCATCGGCATCCTCGGCGTGGAGCGCACGGCCCGCATCGCCAACCTGCGAGAAATCGACTGGGAGAGCATGGGGTTCAACTTTCTCCTCGTCTTCAGCCGCAACGCGATCAGCGACGCACCGCACAATCTCGCCGCGACGATCGATTTGCCCGACGGGGCGGACCGCGAGGCGCGCGGCGAGCTGCTGCGCGCGCTGGTGCGGCAGTTTCCCTCCTCATCGGTGGTGGAGGTCGGCGAGCTGCTGGGCGAGGCGCGCACGATCCTGCGGCAGGTGGGGCTGGCGACGCTCGCTGCGGCGGCGGTCGCGGTGCTGGCAGGGCTCGCCGTCCTGATGGGAGCGATCGCGGCGGCGCGCGCCTCGCGCACTTATGACACGGTGGTGCTGCGCGTATTGGGAGCGAGCCGGCGGCAGATCCTGATGATGCAGCTCGCAGAATACGGCCTGATCGCCGCGGCGCTCGCGCTGGTCGCGCTGGGGCTAGGCAGCCTGCTCGGCTGGGTGGTCATCACGCAGCTGTTCGAATTCGACTGGCTGCCCGACTGGGGGGCTGTGCTGGGCGTGCTGGGGCTCGGCCTCGTCATGGTCCTCGCCTTCGCGCTCGGCGGGTCGCTGCCGTTGCTGCGGGCAAAACCGGCCCGCGCCCTGCGCGAACTCTAG
- a CDS encoding PspC domain-containing protein, which yields MNKITRNNGGGQPGFHLDKRNAKLAGVCGGIAEYANVDVTLVRIAFVIGAFVSFGTAALVYLAIALIAD from the coding sequence ATGAACAAGATCACCCGCAACAACGGCGGAGGCCAGCCGGGCTTCCACCTCGACAAGCGCAATGCCAAGCTCGCCGGCGTCTGCGGCGGAATTGCCGAATATGCCAATGTCGATGTCACGCTCGTGCGTATCGCCTTCGTGATCGGCGCCTTCGTCAGCTTCGGCACGGCCGCGCTGGTCTACCTTGCGATCGCGCTGATCGCCGACTGA
- a CDS encoding enoyl-CoA hydratase: MTKDTPMFRSNLANQLAAAAFSVILSASFLAYAIVPASPGLA, encoded by the coding sequence ATGACGAAAGATACCCCCATGTTTCGCAGCAATCTCGCCAACCAGCTCGCCGCAGCCGCTTTTTCGGTGATCCTGTCGGCCTCGTTCCTCGCTTACGCGATCGTCCCGGCCAGCCCCGGCCTCGCCTGA
- a CDS encoding LemA family protein produces the protein MTFKTLFRGAFAAMAAFSLAACGINSVPAAEETAKAKWADVEAQFQRRANLIPNLVEVAQGAAENERAILTEVTEARARATSINVSAEDLNDPAKMESFAAAQGQLGQGLGRLLASFEAYPQIQSNQNYIALQSQLEGTENRIAVAIRDYNEAVRQYNTTIRTFPDTIGANIIHGAEPMVPYSAVTEGAEVAPEIDMTSN, from the coding sequence ATGACGTTCAAGACGCTTTTCCGCGGCGCTTTCGCCGCCATGGCGGCGTTCAGCCTCGCCGCCTGCGGGATCAACTCGGTCCCCGCCGCCGAGGAAACCGCCAAGGCCAAGTGGGCCGATGTCGAGGCGCAGTTCCAGCGCCGGGCCAATCTCATTCCCAACCTCGTCGAAGTCGCGCAAGGCGCGGCCGAGAACGAACGCGCCATCCTCACCGAAGTGACCGAAGCGCGCGCGCGGGCGACCAGCATCAACGTGAGCGCGGAGGATCTCAACGACCCTGCCAAGATGGAGAGCTTCGCCGCCGCGCAGGGCCAGCTCGGACAGGGTCTCGGCCGCCTGCTCGCCAGTTTCGAAGCTTATCCGCAGATCCAGTCGAACCAGAACTACATCGCGCTGCAGAGCCAGCTCGAAGGCACCGAAAACCGCATCGCCGTGGCGATCCGCGACTACAACGAGGCGGTGCGCCAGTACAACACGACGATCCGCACCTTCCCGGACACGATCGGCGCGAACATCATCCACGGCGCCGAGCCGATGGTGCCCTATTCGGCCGTGACCGAAGGCGCCGAGGTCGCTCCTGAAATCGACATGACGAGCAATTGA
- a CDS encoding TPM domain-containing protein: MPRIKSLFLALAGALFALLAAPLAAQDFPPLTGRVVDQAGIIPPDVEAQLTQKLAALEAQSQRQLVVATVSDLQGYEIADYAYRLGREWGLGDAERNDGALLLVAPTERRVHIASGYGVEGWLTDAVSKLIIENQIVPAFRDGDYAGGIVAGTDAIIEVLKLPPDEAARIAKEAGEAREKDGGFPVGMLVWLVFMFIFFVLPIIRSGRRRKYRARGKGPWGDRDDDDDDYGGGWGRTARDIILWEVGTAIARGALGGGRGGGFGGGGFGGGGGFSGGGGSFGGGGASGGW; encoded by the coding sequence GTGCCGCGCATAAAGTCCCTGTTCCTTGCGCTGGCGGGAGCGCTGTTTGCGCTCCTCGCCGCGCCCCTCGCCGCGCAGGATTTCCCGCCTCTGACCGGCCGCGTGGTCGATCAGGCGGGGATCATCCCGCCCGATGTCGAAGCCCAGCTCACGCAGAAGCTCGCCGCGCTCGAGGCGCAATCCCAGCGCCAGCTCGTCGTCGCGACGGTTTCCGACCTACAGGGCTACGAGATCGCCGATTACGCCTACCGGCTGGGCCGCGAATGGGGGCTTGGCGATGCCGAGCGCAATGACGGGGCGCTGCTGCTCGTCGCGCCGACCGAGCGGCGGGTCCATATCGCCAGCGGATACGGGGTCGAAGGCTGGCTGACCGATGCCGTCTCCAAGCTCATCATCGAGAACCAGATCGTCCCGGCCTTCCGCGATGGAGACTATGCCGGCGGAATCGTCGCCGGGACCGATGCGATTATCGAGGTCCTGAAGCTGCCCCCCGACGAGGCAGCGCGGATCGCGAAGGAGGCAGGCGAAGCGCGCGAGAAGGACGGCGGCTTCCCCGTCGGGATGCTGGTCTGGCTCGTCTTCATGTTCATCTTCTTCGTTCTCCCCATCATCCGGTCCGGCAGGCGGCGCAAGTATCGCGCGCGCGGCAAGGGGCCGTGGGGCGACCGGGACGACGATGATGACGATTATGGCGGCGGCTGGGGCCGCACCGCGCGCGACATCATCCTGTGGGAAGTCGGCACGGCCATCGCCCGCGGCGCCTTGGGCGGCGGTCGCGGAGGCGGCTTTGGCGGCGGGGGCTTCGGAGGGGGCGGCGGCTTCTCTGGCGGCGGCGGTTCATTCGGAGGCGGCGGCGCCTCCGGGGGGTGGTAG
- a CDS encoding enoyl-CoA hydratase, whose product MFADTYDRFAAAAFSIFATAAFLAYAIVPASPSLMA is encoded by the coding sequence ATGTTCGCCGATACTTATGACCGCTTCGCCGCCGCCGCCTTCTCGATTTTCGCGACGGCCGCCTTCCTCGCTTACGCGATCGTGCCCGCCAGCCCCTCGCTGATGGCCTGA
- the mscL gene encoding large conductance mechanosensitive channel protein MscL, whose amino-acid sequence MLSEFREFIAKGNVMQLAVAVIIGGAFAVIVKSLTDEIIMPVVGAIFGGADFSQYFWLLSVPDGYEGSMTDYAALKEAGAAMIGYGAFVTAVINFVILALIIFLLVRYTNRVIERFEKEEEVTPPEEAAGPSEIELLTEIRDALKK is encoded by the coding sequence ATGCTTTCGGAATTTCGCGAATTCATTGCCAAGGGCAATGTTATGCAGCTCGCCGTCGCCGTGATCATCGGCGGGGCTTTCGCGGTGATCGTGAAATCGCTCACCGACGAGATCATCATGCCGGTCGTCGGCGCGATTTTCGGCGGGGCGGATTTCTCGCAGTATTTCTGGCTGCTCTCCGTGCCGGATGGCTACGAAGGCTCGATGACCGATTACGCCGCGCTCAAGGAAGCCGGTGCGGCGATGATCGGCTATGGCGCCTTCGTCACGGCAGTCATCAATTTCGTCATCCTCGCCCTCATCATCTTCCTGCTGGTGCGCTACACCAACCGGGTGATCGAGCGTTTCGAGAAAGAGGAAGAGGTGACTCCCCCGGAAGAAGCGGCAGGCCCGAGCGAAATCGAGCTTCTGACCGAGATCCGCGACGCGCTGAAAAAGTGA
- the recF gene encoding DNA replication/repair protein RecF produces MPLAKITLQQFRNHALSELGETAHFNLLVGANGAGKTNVLEAISLFAPGRGLRRAPLSELARREKPADAPRPFAIGASLVEQGQVSARLGTYTEDARPNRRLVRINGAETSASALSEWHAVSWLTPAMDGLFTDSAGARRRFVDRMALAIEPAHARAVNQLESALRERNRLLEEGREPRWLDAVEAQLAEAGAQVVATRARLVELLSEELSALPPEPFARPILTYRPGGPTSRDELAESLARERPRDRAAGRALTGPHRDELDVAMMRADGSAGQPAATCSTGEQKAMLIAITLAHGTLAASGRPSVLLLDEVAAHLDPVRRAELFRRLAAGRAQVWMTGTELAPFSEIASEAAVWKVAGGAVEAL; encoded by the coding sequence ATGCCGCTCGCGAAAATCACCCTCCAGCAGTTCCGCAACCACGCCCTCAGCGAGCTCGGCGAAACCGCGCATTTCAACCTGCTGGTGGGCGCCAACGGGGCGGGCAAGACGAACGTGCTCGAGGCGATCTCGCTGTTCGCCCCCGGCCGTGGCCTCAGGCGCGCGCCCCTGTCCGAACTCGCCCGGCGCGAGAAGCCCGCCGATGCGCCCCGCCCCTTCGCCATCGGCGCGAGCCTCGTCGAGCAGGGGCAGGTATCGGCGCGTCTCGGCACCTACACCGAGGACGCGCGCCCCAACCGCCGGCTGGTGCGGATCAACGGGGCCGAGACGAGCGCCTCGGCGCTGTCCGAATGGCACGCGGTAAGCTGGCTCACCCCGGCGATGGACGGCCTGTTCACCGACAGCGCGGGCGCGCGGCGACGCTTCGTCGACCGCATGGCGCTCGCGATCGAACCCGCCCATGCAAGGGCGGTGAACCAGCTCGAGAGCGCGCTGCGCGAACGCAACCGCCTCCTTGAGGAAGGGCGCGAGCCGCGCTGGCTCGATGCGGTCGAGGCGCAATTGGCCGAAGCCGGCGCGCAGGTCGTCGCGACGCGCGCGCGGCTGGTGGAGCTCTTGTCAGAGGAGCTGTCCGCCCTTCCCCCGGAACCCTTCGCCCGGCCGATCCTCACCTATCGCCCCGGCGGCCCGACCTCGCGCGATGAGCTCGCGGAGAGCCTGGCCCGCGAGCGCCCGCGCGACCGCGCCGCCGGGCGCGCGCTGACGGGCCCGCACCGCGACGAACTGGACGTGGCGATGATGCGCGCCGACGGCTCGGCGGGCCAGCCCGCAGCGACGTGTTCGACCGGCGAGCAGAAGGCGATGCTGATCGCGATCACCCTCGCCCACGGCACGCTCGCCGCATCGGGCCGGCCGAGCGTCCTGCTGCTCGACGAGGTTGCCGCCCACCTCGACCCGGTTCGCCGTGCAGAGTTGTTCCGGCGGCTCGCCGCAGGACGCGCACAGGTCTGGATGACGGGAACCGAACTTGCCCCATTCAGCGAGATCGCCAGCGAGGCGGCGGTCTGGAAGGTCGCGGGCGGCGCGGTGGAAGCGCTTTAG